One segment of Ziziphus jujuba cultivar Dongzao chromosome 12, ASM3175591v1 DNA contains the following:
- the LOC107404494 gene encoding receptor-like protein EIX2, which yields MVHKVEGYDASISLYHFDGLRGYAKVYVNHEYITWKGKNYKYDKNLGLLRIIDLSTNKLSGEIPTNLTILVELGQLNLSRNNLSGTIPESIGKMKLLESLDLSHNQLSSKIPMGLLRGRIPTGTQLQSFEDSQYLENKGLCEPPLKFACCGDGKFQETSTFCETVTGRNIEEDDEEWVDMSWFYMGIGVGFGIGFLGAFGLAWYFNTSRRRVYFNQLLNRHRRRTSNYGARLRRPL from the exons ATGGTTCACAAAGTAGAAGGTTATGATGCTTCCATTTCCCTTTATCATTTTGATGGATTAAGAGGTTATGCAAAAGTGTATGTAAATCATGAATACATAACATGGAAAGGGAAAAACTACAAGTACGACAAGAATCTTGGACTACTCAGAATCATTGATCTTTCAACTAATAAACTGAGCGGAGAGATTCCCACAAATCTAACGATTCTTGTAGAGCTTGGCCAGTTAAACCTCTCAAGGAACAATTTGAGTGGAACAATCCCTGAGAGCATAGGGAAGATGAAGCTGCTGGAATCTCTAGATTTATCTCACAACCAGCTTTCTAGCAAAATTCCAATGGGATTA TTGCGGGGGAGAATCCCTACAGGCACTCAATTGCAAAGCTTTGAAGATTCCCAATATTTAGAGAACAAAGGACTTTGCGAACCTCCTCTGAAGTTTGCATGTTGTGGAGATGGAAAATTCCAAGAAACTTCTACTTTTTGTGAAACTGTTACTGGAAGAAAcattgaagaagatgatgaagaatgGGTTGATATGTCATGGTTTTATATGggaattggagttggatttggTATTGGGTTTCTGGGAGCTTTTGGGTTGGCTTGGTATTTCAACACTTCCAGGAGACGTGTCTATTTTAACCAGCTTTTGAATCGTCATCGGAGGAGGACTAGCAACTATGGCGCTAGATTGAGAAGGCCACTTTGA